The Leptidea sinapis chromosome 35, ilLepSina1.1, whole genome shotgun sequence genome contains a region encoding:
- the LOC126975200 gene encoding arginine/serine-rich protein PNISR isoform X2, translated as MFSGKDAANPAYPTQWALNPTAYQNVDDSQVDWAALAQQWIAMKEAEVIVGTSQLKAEEGGEAPMDMEIPSETSIPPGAEWNSSTNSWGGPWNQWGWGWPSGAVDPKMPPNQNMPLPPMADRYPVPENAAEIPGYTTGTVPAPAPSFQHGYWTAPQVDQSSDNKDRNSRTSASRSKSRNRESKLTRSRPNRERPLLPPVVEPAVPPVMSPLDAAKRRQLPAWIREGLEKMEREKQKALEREQEAKAQEIAEMEKKRLEEEELQRLKAAASGEPVMPVKSKFETDSEGEESEIEETEDNVKEEEAGEEDEEIKKEPVEANQLGKKSKEEIMQEVMLAVRRSLTEILLEVTDQEIQSVSQEELARYNTAQGISYIGLYQGHLSRHCSIQETIVY; from the exons atgttcTCCGGAAAGGATGCCGCTAATCCGGCATATCCCACACAGTGGGCTCTAAACCCAACTGCATATCAAAATGTGGACGATAGTCAGGTCGACTGGGCAGCGCTAGCTCAGCAATGGATTGCCATGAAAGAAGCGGAGGTTATAGTTGGAACATCCCAGTTGAAGGCCGAAGAAGGTGGTGAAGCCCCAATGGATATGGAAATACCAAGTGAGACTTCTATCCCTCCAGGAGCTGAATGGAATTCCTCTACAAACTCATGGGGAGGACCATGGAATCAATGGG gttGGGGGTGGCCTTCTGGGGCAGTTGACCCCAAAATGCCTCCAAATCAAAATATGCCTTTGCCTCCAATGGCTGATCGCTATCCAGTGCCTGAAAATGCAGCTGAAATTCCTGG TTATACAACAGGAACAGTACCAGCACCAGCACCAAGTTTCCAACATGGATACTGGACTGCTCCACAAGTTGATCAGAGCAGCGATAACAAAGATAGAAATAGTAGGACCAGTGCCAGCAGGTCGAAAAGCAGGAATAGAGAATCTAAATTGACAAGGAGTAGGCCAAACAG GGAAAGACCATTACTGCCACCTGTAGTTGAACCAGCAGTACCACCTGTCATGTCTCCTCTGGATGCAGCAAAGAGACGACAATTACCTGCTTGGATTAGAGAAG gCTTAGAAAAAATGGAACGTGAGAAACAGAAGGCCTTGGAACGTGAGCAGGAAGCCAAAGCCCAAGAGATTGCTGAGATGGAAAAGAAAAGGCTTGAGGAAGAAGAACTCCAGAGGTTGAAAGCTGCAGCTAGTGGGGAGCCTGTTATGCCAGTGAAGAGCAAATTT gAAACCGATTCAGAAGGTGAGGAGTCTGAGATAGAAGAAACTGAGGATAATGTTAAGGAAGAAGAAGCGGGGGAAGAAGATGAAGAAATAAAGAAGGAACCAGTTGAAGCAAATCAGCTGGGGAAGAAAAGCAAAGAGGAAATCATGCAGGAAGTG ATGTTAGCAGTGCGTCGCTCGCTTACTGAAATCCTGCTGGAAGTGACGGACCAAGAGATACAGTCTGTCAGTCAGGAGGAACTGGCCCGGtataacaccgcacaaggtattTCTTACATTGGCTTATACCAAGGACACTTATCAAGACATTGCTCTATACAGGAAACAATAGTGTACTGA